GCTCGGCCTCGTCGCGGCGGATGCGGCCCTTTCCGATCGCGCGGTAGGTGATGGCGATGCGCGCTTCGATCCGCACCCCGACCCCGCCGACATCGGCGGCAGCTTCCCGCATAACCGCCTGGGCATACACCGGGGCGTCGGGGCGGACCAAGCGGGAGACCTCACGGGCTTGCTTGAGGCGGGTTTCGACAACGTTCTCGAGCACCGCGGTCACCGCGACAACTTCCCCGCCGCGGCTCTGGGTCGCTAGGAACTGGCCGTATCCCTCGACCCAGGCGTCGATCTGGGCTTGGTCGACCAGCTCTTTACCGCGCGGCACCACTCGCAGGGCCACGGTGTAGTGGTCGCTGCGACGGATGTGGATCATCGCGAACCGTTTACCGCCTGCCGTCTCGTACTCCGACAGCCGCGAGTCCGCCAGCAGGCCGGGCAGTTTCGCGACGCCGGGAATCTTGGAGAACCGGCCAGCGTGGTAGACGTGCTCACCGCGGGCGCGGGCGGCGGCGAACTGGACACGCAACAAGGCGATCTCCCAGCCGGTGCGGCCGTTGCGTGTGATCGCCAACGGCGTGAACACCAGCGCGGCGGCCACGATCAGGCCCGCGGCGACCGATAGCGATCGGGTGATCATGAACCCCACCATCACGGTGATGATCAGGCCAAGCCCGAGCATGGACACACCCCAGGTCAGACCGAAGAACCCGGCGGAGCGGGGGCGTTCCCATCGGCCGTACATGCGGGCGGTCATCGCCGAACCTCCCCTGGCCCCAACGCATCTGGATCAAGTCCGCCAGCGGTCGCATCCCGGGTCTGGTTGTCGATCGCCGAAGCCCCCTGGTGTGCCATGTCTTTGGCCATCTGCGCACCCATCACGACCGGACCGGCGATACCGGCGCCGGCAGCACCGGCCGTCTCGCCCCCGCCGCTTCCCGCGCCGGACGCACTCGATGGCTTCGCCGCTCCGACCCCGGTCTGCCGTGCGCCGCCGCTGCCGCCACTGGCAGACCCCGCCGACCCACCACCGCCGGTCGGGGAGCTACCCGCCCCTGAACTGGAGCTACCGCTGTCTCCGCCACCGGGCATCGGACGGCCACCACCACCACCGGGCGAGCCGCCTAGTGGAGGCGGGTCATTGGGTGATCCGCCAGGGGCGTTCTCGCCTTCGCTGACCTTGCGTGCTCCCGAGCGGTCACCCGCGGCCGCCATCGCGACACCGGCGCCCCCACCGGCCAGCACGGCTGCGGCACCGCCACCACCACCGAGGGTCGCCACGGCGGGTGCGACCAACCGGATCAGCGCGGGCAGGACCACCACGCTCATCACCAGCAGGATCAACCCGAGCAACACCAACTGCGGATCCCGTTGCTCCTCGCGCCCGATCACAGTGAACGCAATCGCGTAAACGAGAGCGCCCACTG
The DNA window shown above is from Nocardia sp. NBC_01730 and carries:
- a CDS encoding SCO6880 family protein yields the protein MTARMYGRWERPRSAGFFGLTWGVSMLGLGLIITVMVGFMITRSLSVAAGLIVAAALVFTPLAITRNGRTGWEIALLRVQFAAARARGEHVYHAGRFSKIPGVAKLPGLLADSRLSEYETAGGKRFAMIHIRRSDHYTVALRVVPRGKELVDQAQIDAWVEGYGQFLATQSRGGEVVAVTAVLENVVETRLKQAREVSRLVRPDAPVYAQAVMREAAADVGGVGVRIEARIAITYRAIGKGRIRRDEAEQAREIGQRLQGVLSQLARAGLPATPLQAWEVLGLVRTRYDLAAQRDVEAAGAEVTRTQSWDSVGPLAHQDRWDHYVHDGARSITWEMDAAPRGAVMETVLEELLRPRADVPRKRVAIVYRLHSAAEATTLVDSDFRDAVAAEQTERGIATASARIRVGNTQATREEQARGAGLTRFGALITVTDHLDGDFPGIEASVKGMAAASRLGVRRCYGTQAAAFAASLGIGLILPEHTSISKRVSA